A portion of the Nomia melanderi isolate GNS246 chromosome 2, iyNomMela1, whole genome shotgun sequence genome contains these proteins:
- the LOC116426063 gene encoding uncharacterized protein LOC116426063 isoform X2 — translation MTDSDKKPMSRLLKLANKFNCFYLSGFHAGECRAFVVDGQQIGLVRPDVMKELLNYPQVFQVHPEYVQLNPAFRDYAERSARVDEVLREWRAGGKFVTLRGWREECYEVRAQFNTPPLFKMDRSATCLFGIRKYGVDINGYVMDPVKGLSIWLQKRSPNKQTWPGYWDNMVSGGLSVGYGINETAIKEAGEEASIPNNLVAKLKSAGCVSLFFESERGLFPNTEFVYDLELPPDFVPSNNDGEVETFELLPVNECLERILSSHFKTTSVPVALDFLIRHGYITAENEPNFIQIVELLHIPLQTMYNQPQKKCKIAANGEAIESLDRI, via the exons ATGACGGATAGTGATAAGAAACCGATGTCACGCTTATTAAAGCTCGCCAACAAATTCAACTGCTTTTACCTGTCAG gTTTCCATGCAGGTGAATGCAGGGCATTTGTTGTTGATGGACAACAAATTGGTCTTGTACGCCCAGATGTAATGAAGGAATTGTTAAATTACCCTCAG GTATTTCAAGTACACCCAGAATATGTGCAATTAAATCCAGCATTTCGAGATTATGCAGAAAGAAGTGCCCGTGTTGATGAGGTCCTAAGGGAATGGCGGGCCGGTGGAAAATTTGTAACTTTACGGGGTTGGAGGGAGGAGTGTTATGAAGTACGTGCACAGTTCAATACACCACCATTATTTAAAATGGACCGGTCTGCTACAT GTCTATTCGGAATTCGCAAATATGGTGTAGACATTAATGGATATGTTATGGATCCTGTGAAAGGTCTATCAATATGGTTACAAAAACGGAGCCCAAATAAGCAGACCTGGCCTGGATATTGGGATAACATGGTGAGCGGCGGGTTAAGTGTTGGTTATGGCATTAATGAAACTGCTATAAAGGAAGCTGGAGAGGAAGCTAGCATTCCCAATAATCTTGTTGCAAAGTTGAAGAGTGCTGGTTGTGTATCACTCTTTTTCGAAAGTGAAAGGGGTCTGTTTCCAAACACGGAATTCGTGTATGACCTTGAACTACCGCCCGATTTCGTGCCAAGCAACAATGACGGCGAGGTAGAGACTTTCGAGTTACTTCCAGTTAATGAATGTTTAGAAAGGATATTGTCTTCACATTTCAAAACGACATCAGTGCCAGTTGCCCTTGACTTTTTAATTAGACACGGATACATCACAGCGGAGAACG agcctaattttatacaaattgtgGAACTGCTTCATATACCTCTGCAGACCATGTACAATCAACCAcaaaaaaagtgtaaaatagcTGCCAATGGTGAAGCGATCGAGTCACTAGACCGAATTTAA
- the LOC116426064 gene encoding putative rRNA-processing protein EBP2 homolog — MKVKKAMRKAAKATESSDSDSEYNSSDEELREAFAKGLLKPGLNTVAEETNKQYKNCVTLMKQKLDEIKLTLPWVERLDMINVPAPLAPELALQMQEQEVRRSKQLKGNKKLPQYDPADDPVLNDFRRETMFHRQAQGAVMDGIMRLKKLGIPTTRPDDYFAEMAKTDAHMHKVRENLMKKQVITQRTEKVRQMRLQRKVAKQMQVEATLKKHAEKRKLMEEVKKYRKGIRQDLDFLEDKKKPQPRKVDPKIAAKRKMKDSRYGFGGKKRGNKKNTRTSSMDVSEYKRPSKPGKDLKKKGGNVNKRLGKSRRTQMKAKKRRQQK, encoded by the exons atgaaagtgaaaaaagCGATGAGGAAAGCTGCGAAAGCGACAGAATCATCCGATTCTGATTCAGAATACAACAGTTCAGACGAAGAA TTACGGGAAGCTTTCGCGAAAGGTTTACTAAAACCCGGTCTCAATACAGTGGCAGAGGAGACAAATAAACAGTACAAAAATTGTGTA ACTCTTATGAAACAGAAActagatgaaattaaattaactttgcCATGGGTAGAAAGATTAGACATGATAAATGTACCAGCACCTTTAGCGCCTGAATTAGCTCTGCAAATGCAGGAGCAGGAAGTGAGGCGCTCAAAGCAGTTGAAGGGAAATAAAAAGTTACCTCAGTATGATCCAGCGGATGATCCTGTTCTAAATGACTTTCGTAGAGAGACGATGTTCCATAGACAAGCCCAAGGTGCTGTTATGGATGGTATTATGCGATTGAAAAAGCTGGGAATACCAACAACTAGACCAGATGACTATTTTGCTGAAATGGCCAAGACCGATGCGCATATGCACAAGGTCAGAGAGAACCTCATGAAGAAACAAGTGATCACTCAGAGGACTGAGAAAGTCAGGCAAATGAGGCTGCAGAGGAAAGTGGCAAAACAGATGCAGGTGGAAGCAACTTTGAAGAAGCATGCTGAAAAGAGGAAATTAATGGAGGAAGTGAAAAAGTACCGTAAAGGCATCAGGCAGGATCTCGATTTTCTCGAGGACAAAAAGAAGCCTCAGCCGAGAAAAGTGGATCCGAAAATAGCGGCCAAACGAAAAATGAAGGACTCCAGGTATGGTTTCGGTGGTAAGAAACGAGGTAACAAAAAAAATACGAGAACTAGCTCCATGGACGTTTCGGAATACAAGAGGCCGTCGAAACCGGGGaaagatttgaaaaaaaaagggggaaacgTGAACAAAAGATTGGGCAAAAGCAGAAGGACTCAGATGAAAGCGAAAAAACGAAGACAACAAAAGTAA
- the LOC116426063 gene encoding uncharacterized protein LOC116426063 isoform X1, which produces MTDSDKKPMSRLLKLANKFNCFYLSVQWMQNMQCFHAGECRAFVVDGQQIGLVRPDVMKELLNYPQVFQVHPEYVQLNPAFRDYAERSARVDEVLREWRAGGKFVTLRGWREECYEVRAQFNTPPLFKMDRSATCLFGIRKYGVDINGYVMDPVKGLSIWLQKRSPNKQTWPGYWDNMVSGGLSVGYGINETAIKEAGEEASIPNNLVAKLKSAGCVSLFFESERGLFPNTEFVYDLELPPDFVPSNNDGEVETFELLPVNECLERILSSHFKTTSVPVALDFLIRHGYITAENEPNFIQIVELLHIPLQTMYNQPQKKCKIAANGEAIESLDRI; this is translated from the exons ATGACGGATAGTGATAAGAAACCGATGTCACGCTTATTAAAGCTCGCCAACAAATTCAACTGCTTTTACCTGTCAG TGCAATGGATGCAGAATATGCAGT gTTTCCATGCAGGTGAATGCAGGGCATTTGTTGTTGATGGACAACAAATTGGTCTTGTACGCCCAGATGTAATGAAGGAATTGTTAAATTACCCTCAG GTATTTCAAGTACACCCAGAATATGTGCAATTAAATCCAGCATTTCGAGATTATGCAGAAAGAAGTGCCCGTGTTGATGAGGTCCTAAGGGAATGGCGGGCCGGTGGAAAATTTGTAACTTTACGGGGTTGGAGGGAGGAGTGTTATGAAGTACGTGCACAGTTCAATACACCACCATTATTTAAAATGGACCGGTCTGCTACAT GTCTATTCGGAATTCGCAAATATGGTGTAGACATTAATGGATATGTTATGGATCCTGTGAAAGGTCTATCAATATGGTTACAAAAACGGAGCCCAAATAAGCAGACCTGGCCTGGATATTGGGATAACATGGTGAGCGGCGGGTTAAGTGTTGGTTATGGCATTAATGAAACTGCTATAAAGGAAGCTGGAGAGGAAGCTAGCATTCCCAATAATCTTGTTGCAAAGTTGAAGAGTGCTGGTTGTGTATCACTCTTTTTCGAAAGTGAAAGGGGTCTGTTTCCAAACACGGAATTCGTGTATGACCTTGAACTACCGCCCGATTTCGTGCCAAGCAACAATGACGGCGAGGTAGAGACTTTCGAGTTACTTCCAGTTAATGAATGTTTAGAAAGGATATTGTCTTCACATTTCAAAACGACATCAGTGCCAGTTGCCCTTGACTTTTTAATTAGACACGGATACATCACAGCGGAGAACG agcctaattttatacaaattgtgGAACTGCTTCATATACCTCTGCAGACCATGTACAATCAACCAcaaaaaaagtgtaaaatagcTGCCAATGGTGAAGCGATCGAGTCACTAGACCGAATTTAA